GTGCTCCGATAAATATTGCAACATCAATAAGCAGTACGGAAGCGGGCCTTCCAATTGCATCTGAGATCGCACCGATGATCGGCCTGCTTATACCGCTTAGCAATGGAAATATGGATACGAGAACGGCAAATTCCAGTTCTGGAAGCTTGGATCCTATGAAGCCGAAGGAAGAAGATATGACAATTAGCGGTATAGAACCGAATACAAAGGAAAGATAGAGTATCCAGAACCTCGGGTTCTTAATATTTCTGCTAGGCCTCTCTCCGGTTAAGCCTGAAGAAGGGTACTTTACAAAGGAAAGCAGGAGGGGAAGCACTATAAGTTCGGCTAGGCCTATAAACATCATCGGGAAACGAAATTCGGAGGCCTTTTCAAGGAATATGTTTGCAATGCTCGATCCGAGGCCAAAGCCCAGTGAGACAAACCCAACTGCAAAGCCCCTTCTTCCACTGTACCACTTTACAGCTAGATTTGTAGCTATTCCGTAAAGTATCCCTTCTCCGATGCTTCCGATAGACCAGATTACATAGAATAGGTATATCGAATGAACCAGGGAAGAAGCAACGAACCCAAAAGCCGACATCAATGCTGCTGCAATGCTTACGTTCCTCGGCCCGTCTCTATCGGCGAAATACCCTCCTATACCCTGAAAAGTAGTGGAAAAGACTGCGAAGAGAGTAAACGCTATCTGCACAGAAACAATCTCTACTCCAAATCCCTTTGCAAGCAGCGGCTCGAAAACATTCCATGAATATTGATACAAAGAGTTAAAGCACATAACAAGAAGGGCAATTATGAGGTAACATCTCTTCACATTTGGAAATAAAGCTTGAATAAATATAGCTTTTTACCGAAAACCAGTTATAATGTGAAGTATTCGATAACGCATGCCATTCTACGTAATCACGACCTTTCAAAATGCTGAGGAGGCAAGGCGCATCGGAATGATGGCGCTTGAAAAACAGATGGCAGCTTGCTTTAGCATCATTGACAACGTAAAATCAACGTATTGGTGGAGAGGAAACATAGAAGAATCTAGCGAAGTTTTCTGCGTGTTTAAGACTACAGATGACAATGAGCCATTGCTTTCTCAATTCATTAAGGAAATGCACAATTACGAAGTGCCTGAGATCGCTTCTATGAAGATGGACAAAATAAATGAGGAATACAACCGATGGCTGAACGATTCGTGCAGACACAAATAATCACCGGATTACGGATATGCCATGTTTCTCTAGGAGGCCCGGGAGCCTATTAAGGCAATCGGATCTAAAGCCTCTAAAAAGGTAGTCATCGTGCATTTTTCCAGACATGTAGTGGAAGTCATTCTCTTCCAATACAGCGATTATTCGTAGGCCGATCTTTAGAAGCACATTTATAGACGGTAAATTTTCTACATAGGCTGTAGCCTTCACAATTTTTGCGTTGATGTCTGAGAGCGCTGTATAGAGAAGTGCATAAATGAGGCCAGTTTTCCTCCAGCCCTTAGATACGCCGTAGTATATTTCAGCGATGTGTGGCTGCACTTCCGGCCCGTAATCTGGGCCTAATAGCGAACCTGCAAACCCGACTACTTTATCTTTGTAAAGTGCGAAGTGCATGTAGTGCGGATGCACGTTCCAATTCTTCGATCTCTCGACTATGCTTTCCAGTTGCGGAGGATCTTTCGAATAGTTGACTAAAATGTACGAATTCGGATCTTCATAAAGCTCCATTAAAAGATCATAATAAGACTTTGCCAGACCTGGAGTCGCCCTTACAATCGATACTTCGTGGCCGCCTATTTCGTATATCACTATCGTTTATAGATTGCGAACAAATTAATACTTTCCCTTCGATATGATTGCATGGATAAGAACGGAGAGATCGTTGAAAAAATAAAAGACGAGAAGTCGATAAACCAGAATTTAGATTTCCTAAGGAACTACAGAGACTCGTACAATAGGACGCCGCTCATGGTTGCCTGCATGCTTGGAATGGAAAACGCAATCGATAAACTCGTAGAAAATTTCGACAAATTAGAGGATAAGGATATCGAAGGCAGTACGGCCCTTATTTGGGCAGTCAAGAACAACAGGTTGGGAATAGCAGAAAAACTCCTAAGCAAAGGATCGAACGTTAATACAAAAGACTTTTCGGGAAAAACGCCGTTAATGTGGTCAATAATCTTTGGTTACAGTGAGATGTCATACTTTCTCCTTGAACATGGCGCTAACGTAAACGACAGAAATTTAGAGGGCGAAACACCATTGATAGTCGCATCTAAGTACGGCAGATCCGAAATAGTTAAAAAACTTTTAGAGCTTGGGGCAGACATATCAGCCAGAGATTTAACAGGCCTTACAGCAGAAGCTTCTGCTAGAATTTTTGGAAGACAAGAAGTCATAAAGATATTTACAGAAGTGCGGCGGGCTTAGGAAAGCGGCAAGCCAGGCCATTAGAGCTGCTGTATGCAGATTCTCATAAACATCACTGCTTGAATAATGCCAATTGAAAAGTCCAGCAGGATCAACGGTGGCAAGATGAACCGCGAAGAAGTTAAGGATAGTGTATTGTTAGGTGACAGCCTTGAAATAATGAGACGAATTGACGATTGCATATACGATTTAATCTTTCTTGACCCTCCCTACTACCTTCAGATGACTCCAAAGAGGCTTAAAAGGTGGAACAATAGATCGGTTCCACAGACGGTAAGGGAATATTGGGATGCATTTCCTTCTTTCGAGGCATACGATTCATTCATATCATCCGTATTAAAGGAGGCTAAGCGTTTGATGTCCGATACATCCACAATATGGGCAATCGGTACCTATCACAACATATTCAGGATAGGAAAGATCATGCAGGACATGGGCTTCTGGATACTCAATGACGTAGTTTGGATCAAGACAAATCCCATGCCAAACTGGCTTGGGGTAAGGTTCACAAATTCAACCGAAACCCTGATCTGGGCTACGAAGGGAAAGGAACAAAAAAACTACACGTACAATAGAAACCTAGCAAAGGAATTTGGCCTTGGAAAAACGGCAAACAACGTATGGGTAATGAAGACTAGCAGGGGAAACGAGAGGGTAAGGGATGAGAATAGAAAAAGCGTGCATCCAGCCCAGAAGCCTCTGGAACTTATGAAGCGCATAATACTCTCATCAACTAAAGAAGGCGACTTGATACTCGATCCGTTTGCTGGGGTCGGAACTACTGGCGTAGCCGCCTCGATGCTTGGCCGCAATTTCACACTTATAGAGAAAGACCCTGTTTATTACCGAGCTATGCTTTCCAGGTTCTCCAGATTTGGAATCCGCTATACAGAAAAGATATAGATAATTGAAATGCTTGTATGTTATGGATACTTATACGTACAAAGCTGATGTAGAATGGATAGGGGCAAGGCGTACCATTTTGAAGACTGATGCGGGTGATCTGGAAGTATCGTCACCGCCAGAGTTTGGGGGGCCGGAAGGCAAATTCTGCCCGGAAACATTATTTCCCGGAATTTTAGCTTCATGCCTCCTCACTACGTTCCTGGAGTTCCGTGAAAGGATGGGAATAGATCTGAAGGAGTGGAAGAGCGAGGCCACTGCTGAACTTGGGCCTTCTCCAGAGAAGGGCTTCAGGTTCCAAAGGATACGGATACACGTGAAACTAAGGGTATCAGAACAGGATAAGGAGAAAATTCCGAGAGCTATGGAGCTTGCCCACAAGTACTGCTTCATTTCAAGGGCGATAAAGAACAACGTGGAAGAAATTGTTGATTATGAATTTATATAATGTTAGATAATTAAATTATAAAGATTTAAGAAAGCCTGTGGTGATCTCTATGAATCTCTTCGGTTTCTCGAGGTACACAGGATGCTTTGATCCTTCCACTATTTCTAGCTGCGAGTTTTTAATTGCACTTCTATATTTGTTTCCAAAATGCGGGTCGACCACTGTATCTTCCGAACCCCATACAAGGAGCACAGGTTTCTCTATATTTTTCATCTTTTCCGTGTAATTTTCAACCCAAGCTGGAGCCACTGCAATCACTGCATCTACCATATCGGGATGCGCCATGCCCATAAGAATCGCCATGCCGCCGCCCATTGATGCCCCGAGAATTACCGCATGCTCAACGCCTAAGCTTTGCATGTAATCTTTTATGAATGATGCCGAGGCTTCTATATTTCCTCGTTTTACGCTGTAAAAATCCGATGGTTCGGACATGCCAAAGCCGGGATAATCCGGTGCATACACATTAAAGGAAAGGTTCGCGTATTCATTGAAAAGCCCAGGTGTTTCCCAATCTCTGGATGTAAAAGACCAGCCATGCAGCATGACTATGTCCTTTTTCGCTCCGGATTTTAAATACCTGTGGAAAACCCTTTTTCCATGCACATCAACATACCCGGTACTTACAGACTGCATATTTCATAATTACAATGACAGATATTAGTCGTATTTTTTTTTTTTTGGGCTTTAATTCACAATTCTGATAATTTTTTTATTCAATCGTTATTGTTCAAAGGCCCCTGAGATCCGACTTTATCTTCTCTTCGTCTTCCTTATATCCGTAAACGTAAACGTACCTTCTCTCTATGGCCTGGTTGAGGGAATTTACCAGGGGCGATATCTCCTCCCCTGCTACTATTCTGCCCTGTATTTTTACGCTGACGTCGGTTTTAAGCCTCTCTCTTCCGCTGAACGAAAGTGGCGGTATAACGTCTACTATAGCATCTTCCCCGATCCTATCCGTTATATCCCTGTATAGTTCTTCTCCGTACTTCTCCTTAAATATGACTTTCATAAGCCTCCTGTTTATGATGTCCCTTGCTATGCGTTCCGATCTCTTCTTAGACAATAGCAATGCCATGAGTTCCTCATCAACCATCCTGGATGTGCCAATGGCCTCTGCAAGCCGGGCCGCTATTCCAAGCATCTTGTTTGCAATCCTGCAGGTCTTGTGGAAATAAACCGCCTGGTACATGAGGAACCTTGATATCAGGAGGCTTTCGATATCTGACAGCCCCTTCTCCTCCGACACTATTTGGCCTTCATAAACGCTTGATACGTCTATTATGCGGAGAGGATTAACGTATCCTATGGATACTCCGCAATAAAAGGAGTCCCTGCGAAGGTAATCGAGTTCATCCGCATCCAGCGGGCCGCTTATTATCTCTGAGAGTACGTTCGATATGCCCTTTAGTATCGAAGATACCCAATGAGGATCTATGCCGTGTTTTTCCAGTATTGCCGGTATTTCAGATTCCGCCTTTCCTTCTATTAAATTTATGCCGGCCTGAAGATGGTCGATCTTTTCCGTTTCCATATAAAATTCTTCTATGGTATGCGAATAAGGGAAATGGCCTATATCGTGAAGCAGAGCAGCGATCTTAAGCTCATCGGACATGGTGCGTAGGTGTTCATTGTATAAACTAGCAAGGTAGTATGTTCCTATAGAGTGTTCGAACCTTGTGTGGTTTGCGCCGGGAAAGACTAGGCTGCAGAGACCGAGGTTTTTAATGCGCCTTAGCCGCTGGAACTCTGGAGAATCTATTAAGTCCAGTATTACACCATCGGCCTTTATCGGCCCAAACACTGGGTCCTGTATGATCTTCACCATAATTATCGTCAAGCCAGACACACCCGGTTCGGTCTGGGCGTCCTGCCAGGTACCCCCCGCTTCCTCTCACCCCCGCACCCCTCCAGCATCGAGAGTCCAGGGTGTCGTTGCTCCCTTCCGGGCCTGGCGCGTTCCCCTGGTAGGCTGCACATACACCCTCCTTTGAGGATGTACATGCAGGCCTCCGATCCAGAGGGACAGAGGATCAATGATTCCACGGGGCCTGACAGAAACCCAGGTGGTCTCACCGGGCTGTCGCCCCCGCATCTAGACTTCGGGTACAGGGGACGCCTAACCCCCCGGCCAAGTCTGGCACATACCTCATTAAAATACCGGTAAAAAACTTATGCACATGATTTCATTGGTTATCCATGGATCTTTACAGAGAAGGGGAAGAAAAATTCGGCCCTATAACTTCACACTTTTACGAGATTATATCAAACCATTTCCTGCGCAATCTCTACAGCATGATAACAGAAGACATAGACAAATTCAAACCCGAAACGATTCTCGACGTAGGCTGTGGCACAGGGACTGCAGATTTTTTCATAGCGAACAGCTTCAGCAACGTAATCATAGACTGCATAGACCCGTCACCGTACATGCTCAGCATTGCATCAAAGAAGCTTTCGCGTTTTAAGGGACGAGTTAACTTCGCGCTGGGAAGCAGCAGGTCTATACCATTCGAAAAGAAGTACGATTTCGTGTTCAGCTCAATATCCTTTCACCACTGGAAGTGCAGGGAAAACGGCCTCAAGACTATGGGCTTGCACGTAAAGGATAACGGCGTTCTTGCCATATATGAATATTACAGGCCAAACCTTCGAAGTTTCCACAAAGCTGCTGGCAAACATGCTCTGAGCGAAAATGAGATTGAGGGCCTAAACGTAGATGGATTCGAAAAGATATACGAGATAAATGGTGAAATGGTTCGTATACTGTTTTTAAAAAATGATCGAAAGTAAGTTTTCATAGTTTAAAGTATTATGCAATTTATATTACGATGATACTATCAAGGTCGAAGGTGCATATATCTAACTTAACCCAATACCTGTTTTAAGGCTATTTTGGATAAAATGGAAAGGTACGCATACTATACCATGGCAATTGCTGGTTCGTCCTTTTGAGGCCTTTCATCTACAACAACAAATATTCATGGAACTATTTGAGCCTTTCCTGATTGTTTTCCTATTCTCTGGTTCAAGCATAGGATGTTTCTTCAAGCCTGGCATCTCTCTCAATTTATAGCATAATGCTGGCTGCAACCGATACAAATTCAGGAACAATAGTAACTGTGACTGCATTTGTAATTAAGTTGCTTTTGTCTTTATGCTCCATTTTACGCTCTGCCCTAGAAGGCTAAAATTAGGAATTAGGAAGCTTGGGATATTTTCAACATATTTCATCGCATATTTACTATCCTTGTACCTATTTAATTTTCCGAGGCAAATAAACTACCTTTGGGGCAGGAACTTGTGCCTCGTAATTTGACTCCTACTGCTATTTGTTCCGATTAGTATATTTGGAACTGTGCTTGTCTACGGCCTATACCTGTAGAATCCAGAGGGCATAAGTGGAAGTTAAACTGCAATGACCAATATGTAGCCAATAATAGCCTCAATATCATCGTACTTGGTGATGCACAAATGGCTAAGCTTATATCAGTATGCAGTATATGCCCCGTTCTTGGCCTCAGCCGCAGCTATATCTTTTAAGAAATTCGGAAAGATACAAACATTATTTAATTAAATCGATCTTATGCCCAGCATGGTCGATTACGAAATAGCTGGCCAAGAGGTCCAGTATTTGAAGGCAAAGCTAAGCCCAGAAGAATATGTATACATAGAACCGGGCCATCTTATTTACAAGGACGCATCGGTTCGCCTTGGCGCAAGCGCTGGAGGCCTAAGAGGGGCTTTTTCGCATCTGCTTTCCGGTTCTGCTGTATTTTTGCTAAAAGTGGAGGGGCCAGGGGAAATAGTTTCAGCAGGTTTCCTTCCTGGCAAGGTTGTCAGGATTGATCTTAACGGGAATAGCATAATAGCCGAGTTCAATGCTTTCCTCGCTATGGATTCGACGGTCTCTTATTCCACTAAGTTTGCAGGCATAACCCAGGCAATCTTTGGCGGAGAGGGCGTCTTTTTGGAAAGGTTCAGCGGAAACGGTTCTGTTTTCCTGCATGGTCATGGCCTGCCAATAGTCAAAGATCTGAAACCAGGCGAAGAGATACAGGCAGAGATGAGCCACCTTCTGGCTTTTGAGGATGGTATGGAGTACACTATAGAGAGGATCGGCGGCTTGAAGACGATGCTGCTGGCGGGCGCCGAGGGAGAGGGGCTTTTCTTTGCCAGGATAAGGGGCCCTGGAAGGGTATGGCTTCATACGATATCGTTATTCCAGCTCGCGGCAAAGCTTATGAGAAGATAGTGAAATGGAAATTCGATAGATGGTTTTGCCAAAGCTCAGCAATATGTATAAATAAATATTTTCAATAGCCTTAACGGGCCCGTGGCCTAGCTAGGATAAGGCACCGTCCTTCTAAGTCGGGAATCGTGGGTCCAAATCCCACCGGGCCCGTATATAATCTGTGTCTTATAATGCTATATTACCACATTAATTATTTAATATCGAGAGTTTTGCGTTAATTATATATCAAATGCACAATCCATTTTCTTTTGATTCTCGGGACATTCCTTGCTGATTTATATGTATTCAGCATGTATTAACCAAACCTATAACGTACAGGAATCTTTTATTCTTCCTCTTCAGCTCTATGTAATATTTATATATTTTAAAACATTAAAACTCTACGGCCAAGGTATCTAACTACAATGGTGCTGAAAAGGAAGCAAAAGCCTGGGTAAGCAACAAATATCCTTAAAATTTGGCTCTGAATTTTACAAGAATATGGAAGAAGATGAAAATACATTGATCATAATTTGAGATGTTATAGCCGGTATAAAAGGAAAATAAAAATCTTTAAATTGCAGTTAGGAGCAGAAAGTGGGGAAATAATAGGTTATAGCGATTAATGAGTTTAATGTAAACGTCCGAAACATTCTATACAACGTACATTATAAAATAATTGATCCAATAATTAATAAAACTGAAGATCTGATTAAACTTTGCTAACTACAAATATAAAAGTTTTGAAAATCTAAATACAACGTGACGTATGACTGGATATGGATCTGAAGGATAAGGTAGCTGTTGTAACAGGATCTGGGAGAGGTATTGGAAGGGCAATTTCCGTTGCGCTAGCTAAGAAC
This genomic stretch from Thermoplasma volcanium GSS1 harbors:
- a CDS encoding OFA family MFS transporter, with amino-acid sequence MKRCYLIIALLVMCFNSLYQYSWNVFEPLLAKGFGVEIVSVQIAFTLFAVFSTTFQGIGGYFADRDGPRNVSIAAALMSAFGFVASSLVHSIYLFYVIWSIGSIGEGILYGIATNLAVKWYSGRRGFAVGFVSLGFGLGSSIANIFLEKASEFRFPMMFIGLAELIVLPLLLSFVKYPSSGLTGERPSRNIKNPRFWILYLSFVFGSIPLIVISSSFGFIGSKLPELEFAVLVSIFPLLSGISRPIIGAISDAIGRPASVLLIDVAIFIGALFLVLRNFIFAVVLIGFFGGSMISLYFSLIGDVFGTRFSTANNGIFYTGKAVSGFMGSTLFAIIFTLGVEYSFYFVFISAIFGIAFLIISMAIVHAHFYPSAER
- the cutA gene encoding divalent-cation tolerance protein CutA, producing MPFYVITTFQNAEEARRIGMMALEKQMAACFSIIDNVKSTYWWRGNIEESSEVFCVFKTTDDNEPLLSQFIKEMHNYEVPEIASMKMDKINEEYNRWLNDSCRHK
- a CDS encoding GNAT family N-acetyltransferase; protein product: MIYEIGGHEVSIVRATPGLAKSYYDLLMELYEDPNSYILVNYSKDPPQLESIVERSKNWNVHPHYMHFALYKDKVVGFAGSLLGPDYGPEVQPHIAEIYYGVSKGWRKTGLIYALLYTALSDINAKIVKATAYVENLPSINVLLKIGLRIIAVLEENDFHYMSGKMHDDYLFRGFRSDCLNRLPGLLEKHGISVIR
- a CDS encoding ankyrin repeat domain-containing protein; amino-acid sequence: MDKNGEIVEKIKDEKSINQNLDFLRNYRDSYNRTPLMVACMLGMENAIDKLVENFDKLEDKDIEGSTALIWAVKNNRLGIAEKLLSKGSNVNTKDFSGKTPLMWSIIFGYSEMSYFLLEHGANVNDRNLEGETPLIVASKYGRSEIVKKLLELGADISARDLTGLTAEASARIFGRQEVIKIFTEVRRA
- a CDS encoding DNA-methyltransferase, producing MPIEKSSRINGGKMNREEVKDSVLLGDSLEIMRRIDDCIYDLIFLDPPYYLQMTPKRLKRWNNRSVPQTVREYWDAFPSFEAYDSFISSVLKEAKRLMSDTSTIWAIGTYHNIFRIGKIMQDMGFWILNDVVWIKTNPMPNWLGVRFTNSTETLIWATKGKEQKNYTYNRNLAKEFGLGKTANNVWVMKTSRGNERVRDENRKSVHPAQKPLELMKRIILSSTKEGDLILDPFAGVGTTGVAASMLGRNFTLIEKDPVYYRAMLSRFSRFGIRYTEKI
- a CDS encoding OsmC family protein, which codes for MDTYTYKADVEWIGARRTILKTDAGDLEVSSPPEFGGPEGKFCPETLFPGILASCLLTTFLEFRERMGIDLKEWKSEATAELGPSPEKGFRFQRIRIHVKLRVSEQDKEKIPRAMELAHKYCFISRAIKNNVEEIVDYEFI
- a CDS encoding alpha/beta fold hydrolase; this encodes MQSVSTGYVDVHGKRVFHRYLKSGAKKDIVMLHGWSFTSRDWETPGLFNEYANLSFNVYAPDYPGFGMSEPSDFYSVKRGNIEASASFIKDYMQSLGVEHAVILGASMGGGMAILMGMAHPDMVDAVIAVAPAWVENYTEKMKNIEKPVLLVWGSEDTVVDPHFGNKYRSAIKNSQLEIVEGSKHPVYLEKPKRFIEITTGFLKSL
- a CDS encoding HD domain-containing protein, whose translation is MTIIMVKIIQDPVFGPIKADGVILDLIDSPEFQRLRRIKNLGLCSLVFPGANHTRFEHSIGTYYLASLYNEHLRTMSDELKIAALLHDIGHFPYSHTIEEFYMETEKIDHLQAGINLIEGKAESEIPAILEKHGIDPHWVSSILKGISNVLSEIISGPLDADELDYLRRDSFYCGVSIGYVNPLRIIDVSSVYEGQIVSEEKGLSDIESLLISRFLMYQAVYFHKTCRIANKMLGIAARLAEAIGTSRMVDEELMALLLSKKRSERIARDIINRRLMKVIFKEKYGEELYRDITDRIGEDAIVDVIPPLSFSGRERLKTDVSVKIQGRIVAGEEISPLVNSLNQAIERRYVYVYGYKEDEEKIKSDLRGL
- a CDS encoding class I SAM-dependent methyltransferase, whose protein sequence is MDLYREGEEKFGPITSHFYEIISNHFLRNLYSMITEDIDKFKPETILDVGCGTGTADFFIANSFSNVIIDCIDPSPYMLSIASKKLSRFKGRVNFALGSSRSIPFEKKYDFVFSSISFHHWKCRENGLKTMGLHVKDNGVLAIYEYYRPNLRSFHKAAGKHALSENEIEGLNVDGFEKIYEINGEMVRILFLKNDRK
- a CDS encoding TIGR00266 family protein, which codes for MVDYEIAGQEVQYLKAKLSPEEYVYIEPGHLIYKDASVRLGASAGGLRGAFSHLLSGSAVFLLKVEGPGEIVSAGFLPGKVVRIDLNGNSIIAEFNAFLAMDSTVSYSTKFAGITQAIFGGEGVFLERFSGNGSVFLHGHGLPIVKDLKPGEEIQAEMSHLLAFEDGMEYTIERIGGLKTMLLAGAEGEGLFFARIRGPGRVWLHTISLFQLAAKLMRR